tatatatatatatatgtgtgtgtgtgtgtgtgtgtgtgtctgtgtgtgaattaatgtatgtatattatttaagaGATATTGTTGAGAACTTAGGTATTAAAATTCAATCCGGTCACTTTGACCTCACCTTCGTGTACATGTCGATAGGATTTCAGATCCGTATGTGGTCCAATACGGGGGAAAGGCTCTATTTATACCGGCCCCTTTCAGGAGTGACCTCGAAGGGAAGGCCACGCCTTCAGATGCGGCCCAGTCGTGTGGTCACGTTTGGTGACTTCCTTTTCTGAAGACGATGATTTTGGAAGGTACTCACGTCATCTGCATgttttattcaatgaaaatgtaattatatttttatatagtttttttcgtATCCATTTTCAGTGTTATAGTTTTCCCCGTAGGTAAAAGAATAGCAGTATTTGATTAAAACTACTTTTAACCTCTTTGTAGAAAAGTCTCTTACTGTTTTTCTTGATTAGGAATTTATTGCTATGAttttatctttagcttttattATGTTAATTACATCTTTTGATTGGGTTCTTATCTTCAATCCATCCGTTTTGATCATACATAGTTGTTTCACGAATATATGTTTTTTCTCATGGCATATACCTCCGTTCGTTACTTCTTTCTTTAGTACAGACGGTTTTCAATTGATACTCCATATTCATTGTATCAGTATGcagtccatttttttctttttctctttggtaTCGCCTATTTTCAATTAATGcccatatattgaatatattattagTTTCATAGATATTTCTTGTAAGGTTTTTCATTTTGCAATATTTGTTTGTCTCTACATTCATTAAACATGCTTTTTTACTCATAAATATTCCATAGTCACTGACACAAAGGGTCAGAGAAAAACGCAGGACGTTCAAGTCCTTTACTGTTAACATCTTGTAAATTTTTAATGATCTTTCCGGCCACAACTATTGTCTATATTTCCATAATGCATAAATGCATTTTTATCAGTAATCAAGAAGCCATATTCTCTTTCATTCTTTTTGGAGTAGATCTCCgtttcttttctttctcctctcAAAAAGATCTTTTTGTTTCTTAATCTTCTTTCGAACAGAGCAGGcgttcttaagtttttttttattttttctggagtctacatatttcagttttctttttttatgaacaattcatcttttattttttactatatctTATCTTAAACAGTTCTCAGGTCCCTCTTATTTCTCCTTTCAAACAGACCTTCTCCAATATTCCCTTATTTTTAATCAGGAACTGACCtctaatttctcttattttatctCTCGAATATACTTGGCCCAAAGTAATAGCTCTTTAAAGTCGAGTTTTATATTTCATCCAAGCAATTCCAAGAATAGTGACTGAAGGTCGTCAAGTTGTCaagatggtgatgattatgattatatatatatatatatatatatatatatatatatatatatatatatatatactgtatatatatatatactgtatatatatatacatatatatatatatatatatatatatacagtatatatatatatatatatatatataatatatatatatatatatatatattcccgatgTTCGATTATCCGGTCTCTCCGTCCTTCATTTATggtagagggagtagttataccgtagtgagaggggttgtagtcacgaaaggggagggtgtgggaagggttgaatctgtctgtgtgtacatatctatcaaaatatttagacgaGTTACGTACACGAATTATGTCAATATTAAAAAGTTCTTCAACTATATGGAGCAGTAGGGGCTGGAGCCGTTCTGGGTTTACAATTGAATTATTTCTAtagtaaataacggattttgagcaaaatgaaaatctatttttgggttagaatgacatgtcgtcctgatggaaggattcctttaggtagccttctaagggatttttgcgacagtgatactcccagagaattaaactgaaggtctccaggattgtAACTCCTGGCGCTAGCATCCAaataaggatatcacataatatcaggggacgtattttttagatacgacacagagcaatcttcaccccgaatagatttaactctttgctttaaggaggaagagtggcgaaagaaagggggtgccgttctaggtacccggtggacctcctatccgtgcTACTACCGGCAGTTCAAAGATTTCGGTGTGAAAACGTCGCAGTGAGAGAATGTATGTTGAGTTACTGACATGTCATTCAGTATTATGCTTCAAGCAATACAAGAATATACTTTATTTCATTAATGACTTGTATATTATATTTAGAGCAATTCGTTCAAGATTGTGGATTGAGTAATAGGACAATAAATAACAGCCACaataaaatataatgatgataatactgaaaattaaaatgatatatactGAGGGATTGATTGATAGGAAAATTAATAACCGCAACAACAAAaatcgatgatgataataaaaataaaaataccataccGAATATATAATGTTAAAATGGATGCTATGATTTTGATTGAAGAATACTACATATTAAAGCAAACAAAGTTCAATTTTCAAATAGATTAGgaagtaaaattaataaatgaCGAACATTTATTTCCTCTAAATgctaaaaaaatgaattaaagatGCCCAAGGTAATTGTTTACCAAATACAGCGATGCTTTCACTGAAGAGGAAAATTGTGGTTATGAAGAATGGGTACaggtaaggtttaaaggtcgctcatgaaaggcagaggcaagggacagagtcatcgccctatgaagcaggataatgctctagagactgaccatttatacatatgatcagcgcccatgccccttctccacccaagctaggaccaaggagggtcaggcaatgactgctagtgactcagcagatagattctTAGGctcccccccatccctagctcacaaggagggtgaggttgcagcgaccaaaaaaataaGGAGTATGAgtgtgacttgaaccccagtctggttttcaccagtcagggacgttaccacgtcgggcATCACAGGTTATATTAGCTTAATTCTATTGCAAGTGGCAGAATGATATAAAATGACTGATTATCAATTTTCTGCTTTGAATTGTCAACCAGGTCATttccataatccttttttttttctttttttctttatatctgaaGGATAGCAAGGAACTTGACCTTGTGGGAGAAGGTCGTGTCAAAATGATAGAAAGGAAGATATCGATATAAATTGCCTCCGTCTTTGATCACATTGGAATCTCAAACATCATCAACATGTATGTAATGGTGAGGGAGATATTTGGACAATGCTTTCAAATCCGAGTTTATTCTATTCGCCTCTTCAGACTGGGACGTTTGAAGCTATCACCTTTGATATAGCACAGCAATAAGGTCTTCTTTATCGAGGATGGTTGTTGCTGTGGACTGCAAAGCAGCACTTTGagaaatatctttaaaactaatctGCTTTCAAGAAgtggaaatttaataataatataactttctcAGGCTTTGGTTGCAAATCTTAAATTGCAAATAGATATTGCAAAGCAGTTTCAGTAAAAACATTTAGTGTGTCCCCTATATTTTTTAAAAGTAGCTCTTTAAGGGTTAGAAGTTGGTGGGTGCCACCCTGGAAAGTGATGGAGAAACTTATAGCCTTCTAAAGCAGCTTGCAACGCTACaaatttttacagaatttttcGCAAAAAGATCAGAGGGTATGAATCATAGCTTCTGATAAACTTATGATATCTGTACGTTACTTCTACCATTGGAAAGgggaaatattcaaatatttgatgGTATGTCAGATTGCTGACGTATTTGCTTCTGCTTTAACCCTTTATTAATTTACACGCATCGGGTTGGAGGGTAGTTATAAGTTTTGCATAGTAACTATATTATCTATAGCTACAAACGTTAGGACTTTGAGACTATATTGCTATCTAAATAAGTCTTTTGCCTTGGAAAAGGTTGATAATCTACTGTTCAGTATCCTTTCATTCTAAGAGTTCATTTTGCTTATTTTCATCTTAAAGATAACCATTTAATATCTAAGAAAGCAGCTTTCTGAAATAAAATGGATTTTTAGTGAAAATTGTTTTCGTATTTGCATATTTAATTAAGACATTTGCACATAAATATCGTTATTAATGACAATGAAAGAGTCGGTTCATCAGTGTGGAACACCGTATGAGGTCTTGGGTTGTTCATAAGTCGGAGCTGGGGCTGAGTAAGCGGGAGCAGGGGCTGAGTATGAGGGGGCTGGCTTGTAGGGCTGGGGTTCTGGGTACTGGGcctctccctcgtaagtgacctcagcctggTATCCGTTGTGGTGATCGGCGGTGTAAGTGACGATCTGAGTGCGACCGTCGGGGAGTAGGATGCGGTACTGACCGTTGACGACCTTGCCGTCAGAGTTGGAGTTGTGGTCGAAGTCGAGACCCTTGTAGTCGTCTTTGACGGCGTACTCGAAGTCGAAGGGCATACCCTCCTGAAATGGGTAAgaagatatatttcatttgatttttaattCCTTTCTACCGTAAGTTTACTTTAGATGTAAACCTCATCGGCAAATAATAGTCTCCAATCTTTATTcccaaatgtttttaattttttgggaaAATGCCAAAAGGGCAGCGCTTGAGCTAAGTCATATTGGTTTTATCAGTATATTTagatcatatttatacattatcTGATTTTTAATATTAAGAAAGTGTCATGACAAGATCGGATAAATTATAATAGACAAATTTctcctgtttaaatattcttagGTGATTAGAAATCAGTTGAATGGTTGATGAATATCTCTTCGATACCTAAACCTACTAACAGAAATCAGATAGTTACCTCTTTTTTCTCATAGGATGGTTGAGGGGCTGAATAGGATGGTTGAGGGGCTGAGTAGGATGGCTGAGGTGGGGCGTATGTTGGTGTTGGTGGGGCATACCCATACCCAGCTGGGGCAGGCTTGTCAGGGCGGGCCAAAGCCACGGCCGCCAAACACAGCAGAGTTACCTGGAAATTAATTAGTTTGTCTTTAATGAAAGCATCAAGAGGTCACAAGCAGTTTGTCattttaaaattaagatttttttttttgattatatGTATTAAAACACTTGTAAGAACACTAAAGAAATCTAGACGTCTAGGATCTAGTATTCCAACATGCACATGATAAAAATGGTAATATATTACCTAGTCCACAGAATTCTTAGATAATTTCAGTCACAGTTTAACCTTATGTTTTTAACAAGTAATTacagaattatgtatatattttttacacatattatttatgcatatgcataatGTCACATCACTCCCCAGAACTTGATTTATAGATAAATTAAGCAttactgaaatcataaatctccaCATAGATGTTGTGCCCATTCACGTAAGTCCTCAGTGTTATATTTtcaaactagtgtacacgacccgtcaaaaattacgactagATAGCTAGATGGATATGCACGCACTCACACAGATTCCACCCTTACCACCCCTATCCCCTTTCATGACTACAACACGGCTAcccttctttcccccccccccccccccctactcgagggactgggaaaaaccgagtaattatacgtctggcaatgtcacaCAGTATGACAGGaaagacatttatatatacatatatatatatacatatatatatatatatatatatatatatatatatatatatatatatatatatatatatatatatatatatatatatagatatagatacatgtatacacat
The nucleotide sequence above comes from Palaemon carinicauda isolate YSFRI2023 chromosome 18, ASM3689809v2, whole genome shotgun sequence. Encoded proteins:
- the LOC137657007 gene encoding cuticle protein 7-like; the encoded protein is MYKKVTLLCLAAVALARPDKPAPAGYGYAPPTPTYAPPQPSYSAPQPSYSAPQPSYEKKEEGMPFDFEYAVKDDYKGLDFDHNSNSDGKVVNGQYRILLPDGRTQIVTYTADHHNGYQAEVTYEGEAQYPEPQPYKPAPSYSAPAPAYSAPAPTYEQPKTSYGVPH